From Nanoarchaeota archaeon, one genomic window encodes:
- a CDS encoding nucleotidyltransferase domain-containing protein: protein MKENLVISYAADFVSFVLSRPKTFKKIDEIVLFGSVARKEAGENSDVDIFINTPEEKTVELEIEIAKKEFYESVKFKKYWKLLGVENDIRCVVGKLEEWNDLKGSILSDGIVLYGKYKESAEPAKLFAIFDWRAIKPETKRALFNKRMFGYKQKGKSYAGMLQKSGGQKLDNSVLVPVENSKDMLKLFRDMNISVKIRNVNEY, encoded by the coding sequence ATGAAAGAAAACTTAGTAATATCCTATGCAGCTGATTTCGTTTCATTTGTTTTATCGCGGCCAAAAACATTCAAAAAAATCGATGAAATCGTGCTTTTCGGGTCTGTTGCGCGCAAAGAAGCGGGCGAAAATAGCGATGTTGATATTTTCATAAACACGCCAGAAGAAAAAACAGTAGAGCTTGAAATTGAGATTGCAAAAAAAGAGTTTTACGAAAGCGTAAAGTTCAAAAAATACTGGAAACTTCTTGGAGTAGAAAACGACATCCGCTGCGTTGTTGGCAAACTGGAAGAATGGAATGACTTAAAAGGAAGCATACTTTCGGACGGCATAGTACTTTATGGAAAATACAAAGAATCCGCCGAACCGGCAAAACTGTTTGCGATATTTGACTGGCGCGCCATAAAGCCGGAAACAAAACGTGCGCTTTTCAACAAAAGGATGTTTGGCTATAAGCAAAAAGGAAAAAGTTACGCAGGCATGCTGCAAAAATCCGGCGGCCAAAAGCTTGACAATTCCGTGCTTGTGCCTGTTGAAAATTCAAAAGATATGTTGAAGCTGTTCAGGGATATGAACATCTCAGTCAAAATCAGGAATGTAAATGAGTATTGA
- a CDS encoding exosome complex protein Rrp4 gives MMQTQTQLDTQPEATTEGAQKDVKEQKIVLPGDFLVESKEILPGYGTYRVGDKIYAKLVGIQMHGPRVVYVVPLAGSYVPKPGDYVVGEIKEAAFSFWNIDINSPYSAAMSSMDTNDFIPKAADLSRYFNVGDLIFCLVSGVTQSKYTNVSMRDPKARKLVGGVVIEMTSSKIPRLIGKEGSMINLIKDKTKCFLTAGQNGRVWIKGEHEDIAVEAVQMIEKFAHTQGLTDRMNTFLIDALAKKGVHVLAQALVKAPENKIAENAEGEVIE, from the coding sequence ATGATGCAAACACAAACACAATTAGACACGCAGCCTGAGGCAACTACTGAAGGCGCGCAAAAAGATGTAAAAGAACAAAAAATCGTTCTTCCGGGCGATTTTCTTGTTGAAAGCAAGGAGATACTTCCAGGATACGGAACATATCGCGTCGGTGATAAAATATATGCAAAGCTCGTTGGAATACAAATGCACGGGCCAAGAGTGGTTTATGTAGTCCCTCTTGCAGGATCTTATGTTCCTAAGCCGGGTGATTATGTGGTGGGTGAAATAAAAGAAGCTGCATTCTCATTCTGGAATATCGACATAAACTCCCCATACAGCGCGGCAATGTCATCGATGGACACAAATGATTTCATACCTAAAGCAGCTGACCTCTCGAGATACTTCAATGTCGGCGACCTGATTTTCTGCCTTGTCTCAGGCGTGACACAAAGCAAATACACAAATGTCTCAATGAGGGACCCGAAAGCAAGAAAGCTTGTTGGCGGCGTGGTTATCGAGATGACTTCAAGCAAAATTCCAAGGCTCATCGGAAAAGAAGGCTCGATGATAAATCTCATAAAGGACAAGACAAAATGCTTTCTTACAGCAGGCCAAAATGGCAGAGTCTGGATAAAAGGAGAACATGAAGACATCGCTGTTGAAGCAGTGCAGATGATTGAGAAATTTGCGCACACGCAAGGGCTGACAGACAGGATGAATACTTTTTTGATTGACGCGCTTGCCAAAAAAGGTGTTCATGTTTTGGCTCAGGCACTTGTGAAAGCGCCGGAAAACAAGATTGCGGAAAACGCGGAAGGAGAGGTAATTGAATAA